One part of the Candidatus Tumulicola sp. genome encodes these proteins:
- the modA gene encoding molybdate ABC transporter substrate-binding protein, which translates to MGFLASITLTVFAAASLHNAFTQIGQRFEAEHPGVSVRLSFDGSQILETQIANGAPADVFASADKRIMDKAVSAGLVEPPVNFAGNSLVAIMQFDIDIHSLRDLTHDGLKLAICAEQVPCGRYTRIVLQRMSADQRFWPNYAAQVMRNVVTQEQNVESVVTKINLGEADAGIVYATDVVMASGVHFRNFPIPDEDQDPVIYPMAIVKGSANAQLAREFVLFVTSPVGQSALEQLGFRKP; encoded by the coding sequence ATGGGCTTTCTCGCAAGCATCACGCTCACCGTCTTCGCGGCGGCTTCGCTGCACAACGCGTTCACGCAGATCGGGCAGCGCTTCGAAGCGGAGCACCCGGGGGTCAGCGTGCGCCTCAGTTTCGACGGCAGTCAGATCCTCGAGACGCAGATCGCCAACGGCGCGCCGGCCGACGTTTTCGCAAGCGCCGACAAGCGCATCATGGACAAGGCCGTTTCGGCCGGTCTCGTCGAGCCGCCGGTCAATTTCGCCGGCAACTCGCTCGTGGCGATCATGCAGTTCGATATCGACATCCACAGCCTGCGCGATCTCACGCACGATGGCCTGAAGCTCGCGATCTGCGCCGAGCAAGTGCCCTGCGGGCGGTACACGCGGATCGTGCTCCAACGCATGAGCGCGGACCAGCGCTTTTGGCCGAACTACGCGGCGCAAGTGATGCGCAACGTGGTGACGCAGGAGCAAAACGTTGAGTCGGTGGTCACGAAGATCAATCTGGGTGAAGCCGACGCCGGCATCGTCTACGCGACCGACGTCGTGATGGCGTCCGGCGTCCATTTTCGCAACTTCCCGATTCCGGATGAGGATCAGGACCCGGTCATCTACCCGATGGCCATCGTGAAAGGCAGCGCCAACGCGCAGCTCGCGCGAGAGTTCGTGTTGTTCGTGACATCCCCGGTCGGCCAGTCGGCGCTCGAACAACTTGGCTTCCGCAAGCCTTAG
- a CDS encoding ABC transporter permease — MASASLSGARRRAGARDGLLNWLSFALAAVFMATIVVALAALFTHASPAAILAQFHNPIVQQALWVSLETTAAAALIIAVFGTPVAALLSRPFRGRAVLDTIVTLPIVLPPVVAGLALLLAFGRMGLLGHALRMAGIELPFTGAAVVLAQVFVAAPLYIVTAKNALERVDPDVLDAAATLRASTAYALLRVALPPALPALGAGLALAWARALGEFGATITFAGSLPGVTQTMPIAVYTEGQSSIETAIAIAIALLAVSFIVLLAARLLSARTLPT, encoded by the coding sequence TTGGCTTCCGCAAGCCTTAGCGGCGCGCGCCGGCGCGCCGGAGCGCGCGACGGACTGCTGAACTGGCTTTCCTTCGCGTTGGCCGCTGTCTTCATGGCGACGATCGTGGTGGCGCTGGCCGCGCTCTTCACGCACGCATCGCCGGCGGCGATCCTCGCTCAATTCCACAACCCGATCGTCCAACAGGCGCTTTGGGTGTCGCTCGAAACAACTGCCGCGGCCGCGCTCATCATCGCCGTGTTCGGCACGCCCGTCGCGGCGCTGCTGAGCCGTCCGTTTCGCGGCCGGGCCGTGCTCGACACGATCGTCACGCTGCCGATTGTGCTGCCGCCGGTGGTGGCAGGCCTCGCGCTGCTGCTGGCGTTCGGGCGCATGGGTCTGCTCGGCCATGCGCTGCGCATGGCCGGCATCGAGCTTCCTTTTACCGGCGCAGCAGTAGTGCTGGCGCAAGTGTTCGTCGCCGCGCCGCTGTACATCGTGACGGCGAAGAACGCGCTCGAGCGGGTCGATCCCGACGTGCTCGACGCAGCGGCTACGCTGCGCGCATCGACCGCATACGCACTGCTGCGCGTGGCGCTCCCGCCTGCACTGCCCGCGTTGGGCGCCGGGCTCGCGCTTGCATGGGCGCGCGCACTGGGCGAATTCGGCGCGACCATCACCTTTGCGGGCAGCCTGCCCGGCGTCACGCAGACTATGCCGATCGCGGTCTACACCGAAGGCCAATCGAGCATCGAGACCGCCATCGCCATCGCCATCGCGCTTCTCGCGGTGTCGTTCATCGTACTCCTCGCGGCGCGGCTTCTCTCCGCCCGCACCCTCCCGACATGA
- a CDS encoding ABC transporter ATP-binding protein yields MTNRAGPSGAGALAPADSSSPFLTADVTLRRGDWDLEFALDVERGETIAIVGESGAGKTTALRCLAGLERPQRGSIRAGSATWLDTERHAFVPAQRRDVAMVFQRYALFAHMSALDNAAFGPLAAGLSATEAHREAKRALDVVGAGHLAERRTSSLSGGEEQRVALARAVALHPAVLLLDEPLAALDVRLRPIVREALRRAITETGAATVLVTHEPAEAMVFAERFVVIENGKAVQRGTLADLRERPASEYVASFAGTNLYRGTARPAADGTSAVRVGSVDFVVRGEWSGPVAILVDPDAVTLSREAPLTSARNHINGPVERILADRGALLVHIAAVPPIVARVTAQAVADLHIELGQRLHATFKAGEVRVI; encoded by the coding sequence ATGACCAATAGAGCAGGACCCAGTGGAGCAGGAGCTTTAGCTCCTGCTGACTCCTCAAGTCCGTTCCTAACCGCCGACGTCACCCTGCGCCGCGGGGATTGGGACCTCGAATTTGCGCTCGACGTCGAGCGCGGCGAAACCATCGCCATTGTCGGAGAGAGCGGCGCGGGCAAGACCACCGCGTTGCGCTGCCTCGCGGGGTTGGAGCGACCCCAGCGCGGCTCCATTCGCGCGGGCAGCGCGACGTGGTTGGATACCGAACGTCACGCCTTCGTGCCGGCGCAGCGACGCGACGTCGCCATGGTTTTCCAGCGCTACGCGCTCTTCGCGCACATGTCGGCACTGGACAACGCCGCGTTCGGTCCGCTCGCCGCCGGCCTGAGCGCGACCGAAGCACACCGCGAAGCGAAGCGCGCGCTTGACGTGGTCGGAGCGGGCCATCTGGCCGAGCGTCGAACGTCGAGCCTCTCGGGCGGCGAGGAACAGCGCGTGGCGCTGGCGCGAGCGGTCGCCCTGCACCCCGCCGTGTTGCTGCTCGACGAGCCGCTTGCAGCGCTCGACGTGCGCCTTCGCCCGATAGTACGCGAAGCGCTGCGCCGGGCGATAACGGAGACGGGTGCAGCGACGGTCCTTGTGACCCACGAGCCGGCCGAGGCGATGGTCTTCGCAGAACGATTCGTCGTCATCGAGAACGGCAAGGCGGTGCAGCGCGGCACGCTCGCCGATCTTCGCGAACGCCCCGCCAGCGAGTACGTCGCCTCATTCGCCGGAACGAATCTGTACCGCGGCACGGCGAGGCCAGCCGCCGACGGCACCAGCGCGGTACGCGTTGGTTCAGTGGACTTCGTGGTGCGCGGCGAGTGGTCCGGGCCTGTTGCTATCCTGGTCGATCCGGACGCTGTGACGCTTTCGAGGGAAGCTCCGCTGACCTCGGCGCGCAATCACATCAACGGTCCGGTAGAGCGCATCCTCGCCGATCGCGGCGCGCTCCTCGTTCACATCGCCGCAGTGCCGCCCATCGTCGCGCGCGTCACCGCTCAAGCCGTCGCCGACCTGCACATCGAGTTGGGCCAGAGGTTACACGCCACATTCAAAGCCGGCGAAGTCCGGGTCATCTAA